The segment CCTCGAACTGACGGTTCGTTCGGCGAACTGCCTCAAGGCAGAGAGCATTTACTACATCGGCGACCTCGTGCAGAAGACGGAAGTCGAACTGCTCAAGACGCCGAACCTGGGCAAGAAGTCGCTGACCGAAATCAAGGATGTCCTTGGCGGTCGTGGCCTGGCCCTGGGCATGAAGCTCGAGAACTGGCCGCCGCCGGGTCTGTCCCACGGCATGCAGCTCGGCTGATGTTTTACGGGGCGATCGGTTTTCGATCGCCCCGGTTCCTTTTGCACGATCCGGCGGATGCCATGCGCACTTCCCCCGGCATATCAAAGCGGTCCATAGAGGCCGTGCTCTTATAACGGGGCGTTCTGACAGCCTCGAATAGCGGGAAACCGCGGAAAGTCGGCTCATCCTGGCCGGCCTTTCATAACAACAGACCTTAGAGAGTAAACGCCATGCGCCACCAGAAATCCGGTCGCAAGCTCAACCGCACGAGCAGCCACCGCGAAGCCATGTTCAAGAACATGGCCGCGTCGCTGATCAAGCACGAGCTTATCCGCACCACCCTTCCCAAGGCGAAGGAACTCCGTCGCGTTGCCGAGCCGCTCATCACGCTCGCCAAGACCGACGGCGTTGCCAACCGCCGCCTCGCTTTCGCGCGTCTGCGCGACAAGCAGGCTGTCGGCAAGCTGTTCGTCGAGCTCGGCCCGCGTTACCGCGAGCGTCCCGGCGGCTACCTGCGTATCCTCAAGTGCGGCTTCCGCCCGGGCGACAGCGCCCCGATGGCGTACGTCGAGCTGGTGGATCGCCCGAAGACCGATGCTGCCGACGCTGAGTAAGCGTTAGCGACATCCAGAGGTACCCAAACCCCGGCCGGGCAACCAGCCGGGGTTTTTTTCGCTAAGTCGTTGACTCAGTTACAAACGAAACTTCTGCGACCTGCTGACAAACCGGTGCACAAAGCGTTAACGTGGGTGTCCCCGCACCGCACCATCCCCGAATGAATCCTCTCGCCTGGTCGTACCGCTCCCGCTATCTCGCTGGTTTCCTTGTCTGCGCTGGCCTCATGGGCTTCGCGCTGTATGCCCAGTACGAGATGCACCTGGATCCGTGCCCGCTGTGCATCTTCCAGCGCATCGCGGTGTGCATCATGGGTCTGGTATTCCTCATCGGTGGCTTGCACGCGCCGGTGCGCAAGGGCGCTCGCGCCACCTACGCCATCCTGGCCACCCTGGGCGGCGCGTGGGGCATCGCGACGGCCGGCCGCCACCTGTGGCTGCAGACCCTTCCGGCCGACCAGGTGCCGGCGTGTGGGCCCGGGCTCGGCTACCTGTTTGACGCCTTCCCCTTCATGAAGATGCTGAAGCTTGCCTTCACCGGTTCCGGTGAGTGCGCCAAGGTAGAGCCCATCCTCGGCGTTCCCATGCCGGGCTGGACCTTGCTCTGGTTCATCATCCTCATCGCCTGGGCCTGGATGGCCCTGCGCAGCTCCGATCGTTCCCCGACTTCCCGCGCCGTTCAAAGCGCTACCACGTAGGCCCGCCGTTATGCCGCATTCCCTCAAAGCCGTTCCTTCCCCGTCCGCACCCTGGGCGCCGGATTCGTGGCGGACGCGGACTGCCCTGCAGCAGCCGACGTACGAGAACCTCGACGAACTCAACGAGGCCCTCGCCCAGCTGGGCGATCTCCCGCCGCTGGTGACCTCCTGGGAGATCCTGACCCTCAAGCAGCGCATCGCCGAAGCTCAGGAGGGCGAGCGTTTCCTCCTCCAGGGTGGCGACTGCGCCGAGAGCTTCGCCGATTGCAGCAGCCCGATCATTTCGAACCGGTTGAAGGTGCTGCTGCAGATGAGCCTGGTGCTCGTGCACGGGCTGAAGAAGCCGGTGCTTCGCGTGGGCCGTTTCGCCGGCCAGTACGCCAAGCCGCGCTCGGCTGACACGGAGACCCGTGACGGCGTCACCCTGCCGGCGTTCCGTGGCGACCTGGTCAACAGCCCCGCGTTCACACCCGAGGCCCGCCGCGCCGATCCGCTGCGCCTGATCAAGGCGCACGCACGTTCAGCGATGACGATGAACTTCGTCCGCGCGCTCATCGACGGTGGCTTCGCCGACCTGCATCACCCTGAGTACTGGGACCTCGCGTGGGTGGAGCATTCGCCGCTCGCCGCCGAGTACCGCCGCATGGTGGCCAGCATCGGTGACTCGCTGCGCTTCATGGAGACCCTGGCCGGCCAGTCGATTGCCAGCTACTCACGCGTGGATTTCTACACCTCGCACGAGGCCCTCCTGCTGCACTACGAGGAAGCGCTCACGCGCCAGGTGCCGCGCCAGGACGGCTGGTTCAACCTGTCCACGCACTTCCCGTGGATCGGCATGCGCACGGCGGCGCTCGATGGCGCCCACACGGAATACTTCCGCGGCATCCGCAACCCGATCGCCGTGAAAGTCGGCCCGACGGTGCAGCCGGACGACCTGCTGCGCCTGATCGACGTGCTGAACCCGAACGACGAGCCGGGCCGCCTGACCCTGATCCACCGCATGGGCAACGACAAGATCGGCACCCAGCTGCAGCCGCTGCTCGAGGCCGTGAAGGCTGACGGTCGTCGCGTGCTGTGGGTGGCGGATCCGATGCACGGCAACACCGAGAGCACCAGCAACGGCTACAAAACACGGCGCTTCACGAACATCGCCGGCGAGCTGGACCAGGCGTTTGATATCCACGCGGCCGCCGGCACGCGCCTTGGCGGCGTGCATCTGGAGCTGACGGGTGAGAACGTGACGGAGTGCCTTGGTGGTGCGCGTGGGCTGGTCGAGCAGGATCTGGACCGCGCTTATAAGTCGATGGTGGATCCACGCCTGAACTATGAGCAGTCGCTTGAGCTGGCGATGTTGATCGTCCGGAAATCGGGCGGCATGGTGTAACAAGAAAACCCCGCTTCGGCGGGGTTTTTTATGCGGTTCATTCGCTTCCGCGAATGCGTGTTTTTAGCGGCTGATGCCGCCTCGGCCCATGGGGGTCGGGGCGAAGAGCCCTCGGCGCCCACCCTCGCTGCTCAGACAACGCTCTGCGTTCGAAAAGGAGAGCCGCTACGCGGCTGGTTTTCTTATTGGCCTACGGCCGCGAACCGGTGGCTGGGCGGGGGTTTTCGACACGACATTCCCTGTCGTGGCGAAAACGGTGGGCCCTCCATGGCCCACCCCCTGCGGGCCTGATCCTTCCAGCCCCCTCGCGACACTAAACTCGCCTCGAGGGTGGGCACCGAGGGCTCTCGTCAACACTGAGGGGGTGTGACGAAAAGCCGCCGCCAGAGCTTGGGCCATGTGCCGTTTGTGCGAAAGATGTCGCACCCTGAAGGGCGTAAACGCACAAGGTGCGCTCCTACAAAGCGGCGGTGAAGCTTGTGTGGCACTGAACCGGATGGGTGGTTGTGGGGCCTTGCCGTCCCCACCCCGCGAAACCCGCAAGAGCAAGGCGGCGTCAGCCGCTAGTCACATGCATTCGCGAAGGCGAATGAACCGCCTTCAACCCAACATCGTTCCCGTATCCAGCCAACGCTGATGCCACGACAGCGCTTCCGGCAACAGATGCGGCGTGTGCTTGCCGTAGCTCACTCGCGACGCCCGATCAAAATAATCCTCCAGCTGCGCGCGATACGACGGATCCACGCAGTGGTCGAGGATTTGCCGCGCGCGGTGCCGCGGCGGCAGGCCACGAAGGTCCGCCAGGCCGTGCTCGGTCACGATGATCGACACATCGTGCTCCGTGTGATCCACGTGGCTCACCATCGGCACCAGTGCGGAAATGCTGCCGTTCTTCGCCGTGCTCGGGCTGAGGAAAATCGACAGGAAGCTATTGCGCGCGAAATCACCCGAGCCGCCGATGCCGTTCATGATGCGGCTGCCCATCACGTGCGTGGAGTTCACGTTGCCGTAGAGGTCTGCTTCGATCATGCCGTTCATGGCGATGCAGCCCAGGCGGCGGACGAGCTCCGGATGGTTGGATATCTCCTGCGTCCGCATGATGATGCGTTCGCGGTAGAACGCGATGTTGCGCTTGAACTCCTCGTTGGCGGCCGGACTCAGTGCGAAACCCGTGCACGAGGCCACGCGAAGGACGCCGTCGCGCAGCATGTCGAGCATGCCGTCCTGGATCACTTCGGTGAACGCGGAGAGGTCGCGGAAGCCGCTTTCGGCAAGGCCTGCGAGGACGGCATTCGGGATATTGCCCACGCCCGACTGCAGCGGCAGCAGGTTCTCCGGCAGCCTTCCCATCCTGACTTCGTGTTTCAGGAATTCGATCAGATGGCCAGCGATGCGCTTGCTCGTGTCATCCACGGCGGCGAAGGGGCTGTTGCGGTCGGGCCCGTGCGTGCGCACCACCGCCACCACCTTGTCCGGGTCGCAACGCAGGGACGTTTCGCCGATGCGGTCATCGGCCTGCACCAGCGGAATCGGCTTGCGATGCGGGGGCAAGGCGGTGCCGTAGTACACGTCGTGCATGCCGTCGATGCCATCGGGCTGCCAGTCGTTCACCTCGATGATCACTTTCTTGGCGAGGTCCAACCAGGTCTTGTTGTTGCCTACCGACGTCGACGGGATGAGCGATCCGTCTTCGCGGATGCCGGACACTTCGATCACCGCCGTATCGATCTCGCCGTAGAAGCCAAACCACACGTGTTGCGCCACGTGGCTGAGATGGATGTCGATGTAATCGAGCGTGCCCGCGTTGATGCGCTGGCGTGCGTCGGGGTCGGTCTGGAAGGGCATGCGCAGGGCGATGCCGTCGGCCTGCGCCAGCGCGCCATCCAGCTCCGGCGCGGTGGACGCACCGGTCATCAGGCGGATGCGGAATGCCTCGCCGGCGACGTGCGCATCGTCGATGCGGCGGGCGAGGGCAAGCGGCACGGCTTTCGGGTAGCCGGAGCCGGTGAAGCCGCTCATCGCCACGGTTTCGCCGGGCTGGATCAACGCGGCGGCGGCCTCGGCGCTGACCACGCGGTCGCGCAGGAGGGAGGAAAGGATGCGTTCGGAAGACATGCAGCGAGCCGGTGCAACGGGAGGGGAACGCCAATTATCCCGCCCGGTCGACGGGGCGGCCCATGCGACCATGGTGGTATGGCAACGTGCCGCAGGGCGTGTGGCCGGGCTAGCCGTTGTGGCGCGCCAGGGCCCACGCGACATGTTCCTGCACCACCGGCGAAGGGTCGTTCTCGCGGGCGCGCAGCGAGGTCACTACGTCCGTGCTGGTCGGCGCATTGCCCAGCCCCACGGCGAGGTTACGCAGCCAGCCCTCGTAGCCCGTGCGGCGGATGGCCATGCCCTCGGTGCGCGACAGGAATTCCTCTTCGGTCCACGCGAACAGTTCCACGAGCCGTGGCCCATCCAGGCTGTGCCGCGGCGCGAAGTCAGGTTCCGTCGCG is part of the Luteibacter pinisoli genome and harbors:
- a CDS encoding disulfide bond formation protein B; translated protein: MNPLAWSYRSRYLAGFLVCAGLMGFALYAQYEMHLDPCPLCIFQRIAVCIMGLVFLIGGLHAPVRKGARATYAILATLGGAWGIATAGRHLWLQTLPADQVPACGPGLGYLFDAFPFMKMLKLAFTGSGECAKVEPILGVPMPGWTLLWFIILIAWAWMALRSSDRSPTSRAVQSATT
- the rplQ gene encoding 50S ribosomal protein L17; the encoded protein is MRHQKSGRKLNRTSSHREAMFKNMAASLIKHELIRTTLPKAKELRRVAEPLITLAKTDGVANRRLAFARLRDKQAVGKLFVELGPRYRERPGGYLRILKCGFRPGDSAPMAYVELVDRPKTDAADAE
- a CDS encoding acetyl-CoA hydrolase/transferase family protein — encoded protein: MSSERILSSLLRDRVVSAEAAAALIQPGETVAMSGFTGSGYPKAVPLALARRIDDAHVAGEAFRIRLMTGASTAPELDGALAQADGIALRMPFQTDPDARQRINAGTLDYIDIHLSHVAQHVWFGFYGEIDTAVIEVSGIREDGSLIPSTSVGNNKTWLDLAKKVIIEVNDWQPDGIDGMHDVYYGTALPPHRKPIPLVQADDRIGETSLRCDPDKVVAVVRTHGPDRNSPFAAVDDTSKRIAGHLIEFLKHEVRMGRLPENLLPLQSGVGNIPNAVLAGLAESGFRDLSAFTEVIQDGMLDMLRDGVLRVASCTGFALSPAANEEFKRNIAFYRERIIMRTQEISNHPELVRRLGCIAMNGMIEADLYGNVNSTHVMGSRIMNGIGGSGDFARNSFLSIFLSPSTAKNGSISALVPMVSHVDHTEHDVSIIVTEHGLADLRGLPPRHRARQILDHCVDPSYRAQLEDYFDRASRVSYGKHTPHLLPEALSWHQRWLDTGTMLG
- a CDS encoding class II 3-deoxy-7-phosphoheptulonate synthase, which encodes MPHSLKAVPSPSAPWAPDSWRTRTALQQPTYENLDELNEALAQLGDLPPLVTSWEILTLKQRIAEAQEGERFLLQGGDCAESFADCSSPIISNRLKVLLQMSLVLVHGLKKPVLRVGRFAGQYAKPRSADTETRDGVTLPAFRGDLVNSPAFTPEARRADPLRLIKAHARSAMTMNFVRALIDGGFADLHHPEYWDLAWVEHSPLAAEYRRMVASIGDSLRFMETLAGQSIASYSRVDFYTSHEALLLHYEEALTRQVPRQDGWFNLSTHFPWIGMRTAALDGAHTEYFRGIRNPIAVKVGPTVQPDDLLRLIDVLNPNDEPGRLTLIHRMGNDKIGTQLQPLLEAVKADGRRVLWVADPMHGNTESTSNGYKTRRFTNIAGELDQAFDIHAAAGTRLGGVHLELTGENVTECLGGARGLVEQDLDRAYKSMVDPRLNYEQSLELAMLIVRKSGGMV